A region of Macaca thibetana thibetana isolate TM-01 chromosome 20, ASM2454274v1, whole genome shotgun sequence DNA encodes the following proteins:
- the DEF8 gene encoding differentially expressed in FDCP 8 homolog isoform X2, with the protein MEYDEKLARFRQAHLNPFNKQSGPRQHEQGPGEEAPDITPEEALPELPPGEPEFRCPERVMDLGLSEDHFSRPVGLFLASDVQQLRQAIEDCKQVILELPEQSEKQKDAVVRLIHLRLKLQELKDPNEDEPNIRVLLEHRFYKEKSKSVKQTCDKCNTIIWGLIQTWYTCTGCYYRCHSKCLNLISKPCVSSKVSHQAEYELNICPETGLDSQDYRCAECRAPISLRGVPSEARQCDYTGQYYCSHCHWNDLAVIPARVVHNWDFEPRKVSRCSMRYLALMVSRPVLRLREINPLLFNYVEELVEIRKLRQDILLMKPYFITCREAMEARLLLQLQDRQHFVENDEMYSVQDLLDVHAGRLGCSLTEIHTLFAKHIKLDCERCQAKGFVCELCREGDVLFPFDSHTSVCTDCSAVFHRDCYYDNSTTCPKCARLSLRKQSLFQEPGPDVEA; encoded by the exons AGGCCCTGCCTGAGCTGCCCCCTGGGGAGCCAGAGTTCCGCTGCCCTGAACGCGTGATGGATCTCGGCCTGTCTGAGGACCACTTCTCCCGCCCTGTG GGTCTGTTCCTGGCCTCTGACGTCCAGCAGCTGCGGCAGGCGATCGAGGATTGCAAGCAGGTGATTCTGGAGCTGCCCGAGCAGTCTGAGAAGCAGAAGGATGCCGTGGTGCGTCTCATCCACCTCCGGCTGAAGCTCCAGGAGCTGAAG GACCCCAATGAGGATGAGCCAAACATCCGAGTGCTCCTTGAGCACCGCTTCTACAAGGAGAAGAGCAAGAGCGTCAAGCAGACCTGTGACAAGTGTAACACCATCATCTGGGGGCTCATCCAGACCTGGTACACCTGCACAG GGTGTTATTACCGCTGTCACAGCAAGTGCTTGAACCTCATCTCCAAACCCTGTGTGAGCTCCAAAGTCAGCCACCAAGCGGAATACGAACTGAACATCTGTCCTGAGACAGGGCTGGACAGCCAGGATTACCGCTGTGCCGAGTGCCGGGCACCCATCTCTCTGC GGGGTGTGCCCAGTGAGGCCAGGCAGTGTGACTACACCGGCCAGTACTACTGCAGCCACTGCCACTGGAACGACCTGGCTGTCATCCCTGCACGCGTGGTGCACAACTGGGACTTTGAGCCTCGAAAG GTATCTCGCTGCAGCATGCGCTACCTGGCGCTGATGGTGTCTCGGCCCGTGCTCAGGCTCCGGGAGATCAACCCTCTGCTGTTCAACTACGTGGAGGAGCTGGTGGAGATTCGC AAGCTGCGCCAGGACATCCTGCTCATGAAGCCGTACTTCATCACATGCAGGGAGGCCATGGAGGCTCGCCTGTTGCTGCAG CTCCAGGATCGGCAGCATTTTGTGGAGAACGACGAGATGTACTCTGTCCAGGACCTCCTGGACGTGCATGCCGGCCGTCTGGGCTGCTCGCTCACCGAGATCCACACGCTCTTCGCCAAGCACATCAAGCTGGACTGCGAG CGGTGCCAGGCCAAGGGCTTTGTGTGTGAGCTCTGCAGAGAGGGCGACGTGCTGTTCCCGTTCGACAGCCACACGTCTGTGTGCACTGACTGCTCTGCCGTCTTCCACAG GGACTGCTACTACGACAACTCCACCACGTGCCCCAAGTGTGCCCGGCTCAGCCTGAGGAAGCAGTCGCTCTTCCAGGAGCCAGGTCCCGACGTGGAGGCCTAG